From a single Drosophila sulfurigaster albostrigata strain 15112-1811.04 chromosome 3, ASM2355843v2, whole genome shotgun sequence genomic region:
- the LOC133845348 gene encoding probable lysine-specific demethylase 4B isoform X3, protein MSDIPRIMVFRPTWEEFKDFPKYIAYMESQGAHKAGLAKVVPPAEWVPRRSGYADLDALNVTIPAPICQVVTGKQGYYQQINIQKKPLTVKQFSELASTERYATPKHFDFEDLERKYWKNITYVAPIYGADVSGSITDPDQDSWNINRLGSILDFVNKDYNIQIDGVNTAYLYFGMWKTTFAWHTEDMDLYSINYLHFGAPKTWYVVPPEYGRRLEKVANQYFPASYKNCNAYLRHKMTLISPQILKQHNVPVSKITQESGEIMITFPFGYHAGFNHGFNCAESTNFAMERWIEYGKRATQCTCSNDMVKISMDTFVKRFQEERYEAWLEGRDYGRHPEDPPNAAESVAPLPPHLDVLLCDKKMKKQCNPTKAKSFKERNPDLDLDEIQQNPNVPDDVKAMLKESVLTLHEEEGDYSPEDAMSLQSPADFKTKQELLEYIDDGTEDDDEEEDFKRRKQKRKYDADYDDDWLASKRRTNSRNSGRGRSPRVNKDDRSISPASSTSTSSTSRGGGGRGGGARSKANTTPRKTPTRRKKDTAASTASSTSSSNTTAAAVAATIATADLATAAVAAAAIVVDNNINSSADSGSGVGVGVGGDAKRRINEQQQLQFMQQARKFEGKIPKLSQHQQQHSQRQQQQKREPTTSSHQQQQKIVKIKMLPAANTLNGIPQQQQQQQYTSTDGNVYQLQNEILCDANGQPTTTATATYQTTAAAVASSNSSPQHQHQQQQHAGSSKQQDKCKSNQFKRPYTPRNNNNNNSNDKNTQNNMHNTNNIHKNNNNKTEAQRNYYKEIVVKSANSRAHVAGSINCSSNSDIKSISSSNNCHSNSNCSNRSAAQWQQQQRQRYHHLQ, encoded by the exons ATGTCTGATATACCACGGATTATGGTATTCCGTCCCACATGGGAGGAGTTCAAAGACTTTCCTAAATATATTGCCTATATGGAATCACAGGGGGCACACAAGGCCGGCTTGGCCAAGGTTGTGCCGCCAGCCGAGTGGGTGCCACGACGCAGTGGCTATGCAGACTTGGATGCACTGAATGTAACCATACCGGCTCCTATCTGTCAGGTGGTAACCGGCAAACAGGGCTATTACCAACAgatcaatatacaaaagaagCCGCTGACGGTGAAACAGTTTAGCGAACTGGCCAGCACAGAGCGTTATGCGACGCCCAAGCATTTTGATTTCGAGGATCTGGAGCGAAAGTACTGGAAGAACATAACCTATGTGGCGCCCATCTATGGGGCGGATGTTAGCGGCAGTATTACAGATCCCGATCAGGAT AGCTGGAACATAAATCGTTTGGGCAGCATTCTGGACTTTGTCAATAAGGACTACAACATTCAGATTGATGGTGTCAACACCGCGTATTTGTACTTTGGCATGTGGAAGACCACATTCGCCTGGCACACTGAGGATATGGACTTGTATTCGATAAACTATCTGCACTTTGGTGCACCCAAAACGTGGTACGTTGTGCCACCAGAGTATGGACGACGCCTGGAGAAGGTGGCCAATCAGTATTTTCCGGCCAGTTATAAGAACTGCAATGCGTATTTGCGGCATAAAATGACGCTCATATCGCCACAGATACTCAAACAGCACAATGTGCCCGTTAGTAAG ATCACACAAGAATCGGGCGAGATTATGATAACGTTTCCCTTTGGCTACCATGCTGGCTTCAATCACGGCTTCAATTGCGCCGAATCGACAAATTTCGCCATGGAGCGATGGATCGAGTATGGGAAGCGTGCCACGCAATGTACCTGCAGCAATGACATGGTCAAGATCTCGATGGATACATTCGTGAAGCGCTTCCAAGAGGAGCGTTACGAGGCGTGGCTCGAGGGTCGTGATTACGGCCGTCATCCGGAGGATCCGCCCAATGCTGCGGAATCTGTGGCACCGCTACCTCCTCACCTCGACGTGCTGCTGTGTGATAAGAA AATGAAGAAGCAATGCAATCCCACCAAGGCGAAGAGTTTTAAGGAACGAAATCccgatttggatttggatgaAATCCAACAAAATCCAAATGTGCCCGACGATGTCAAGGCCATGCTGAAAGAGAGTGTGCTCACACTTCATGAGGAGGAGGGTGATTACTCGCCGGAGGATGCGATGAGCTTACAGAGCCCCGCTGACTTCAAGACGAAACAAGAGCTGCTTGAATATATAGACGATGGCACTG AGGATGACGACGAAGAGGAGGACTTCAAGCGACGCAAGCAAAAGCGCAAATACGACGCGGATTACGATGATGATTGGCTGGCGAGCAAGCGCCGTACAAACTCACGCAACAGTGGTCGCGGTCGCAGTCCGCGTGTCAATAAAGATGATCGTTCCATATCGCCAGCATCCTCCACATCCACGTCCTCCACATCACGGGGCGGCGGTGGTCGAGGCGGTGGTGCGCGCTCTAAAGCGAATACCACGCCACGAAAGACGCCAACGCGTCGAAAAAAAGatacagcagcatcaacagcaagcagcaccagcagtagtaatacaacagcagcagcagtagcggcaacaattgcaactgctgacttagcaactgcagcagtagcagcagcagccattgtcgttgacaacaacatcaacagcagtgccgacagcggcagcggcgtaggcgttggcgttggcggaG ATGCCAAACGCAGAATCAatgaacaacagcaactacagtTCATGCAACAAGCACGAAAATTTGAAGGCAAAATACCAAAGCTAagtcagcatcagcaacagcattcacagcgacagcaacagcaaaagcgagAGCCCACAACATCTagtcatcagcagcaacagaaaattGTTAAGatcaaaatgttgccagcAGCCAATACACTGAACGGAAttccgcagcagcagcagcaacaacaatacaccAGCACAGACGGCAACGTCTATCagctgcaaaatgaaatactcTGTGATGCAAATGGACagccgacaacaacagcaacggccaCATATCAAACGacagctgctgccgttgccagcagcaacagcagtccACAGcaccaacatcagcagcagcaacatgccG GTTCTTCTAAACAACAAGACAAATGCAAGAGCAATCAGTTCAAGCGGCCATACACAccacgaaacaacaacaacaacaacagtaatgATAAAAACACTCAGAACAACAtgcacaacaccaacaacatccacaagaacaacaacaacaagacggAAGCGCAACGCAACTATTACAAGGAGATTGTCGTGAAGTCGGCAAATTCACGCGCTCACGTTGCCGGCAGCATAAATTGCAGTAGCAACAGCGACATCAAGAgcattagcagcagcaacaattgccatagcaacagcaactgtagCAATCGTAGCGCCGCG caatggcaacaacagcaacgccaaCGCTACCACCACCtccaataa
- the LOC133845348 gene encoding uncharacterized protein LOC133845348 isoform X2, which produces MSDIPRIMVFRPTWEEFKDFPKYIAYMESQGAHKAGLAKVVPPAEWVPRRSGYADLDALNVTIPAPICQVVTGKQGYYQQINIQKKPLTVKQFSELASTERYATPKHFDFEDLERKYWKNITYVAPIYGADVSGSITDPDQDSWNINRLGSILDFVNKDYNIQIDGVNTAYLYFGMWKTTFAWHTEDMDLYSINYLHFGAPKTWYVVPPEYGRRLEKVANQYFPASYKNCNAYLRHKMTLISPQILKQHNVPVSKITQESGEIMITFPFGYHAGFNHGFNCAESTNFAMERWIEYGKRATQCTCSNDMVKISMDTFVKRFQEERYEAWLEGRDYGRHPEDPPNAAESVAPLPPHLDVLLCDKKMKKQCNPTKAKSFKERNPDLDLDEIQQNPNVPDDVKAMLKESVLTLHEEEGDYSPEDAMSLQSPADFKTKQELLEYIDDGTEDDDEEEDFKRRKQKRKYDADYDDDWLASKRRTNSRNSGRGRSPRVNKDDRSISPASSTSTSSTSRGGGGRGGGARSKANTTPRKTPTRRKKDTAASTASSTSSSNTTAAAVAATIATADLATAAVAAAAIVVDNNINSSADSGSGVGVGVGGDAKRRINEQQQLQFMQQARKFEGKIPKLSQHQQQHSQRQQQQKREPTTSSHQQQQKIVKIKMLPAANTLNGIPQQQQQQQYTSTDGNVYQLQNEILCDANGQPTTTATATYQTTAAAVASSNSSPQHQHQQQQHADNVVTTISSSSILHTNANTNGSAEVQQPQYHYITTTGEDGQTPTTIVFENYNGGLPPTAVSAAVTATPVVSNDSGATTTTTTTTALVNTDGTIIEFDGSTYEEYHVLKSEPGSSDCLSNGSSAVAADIIKYEPQHVDDEEMMEEDEETALQVKYEEQSLEHDHEFEEYHVIKSEVEAEQAEATGTTYTITALEDAQQHQQSQQQQQHQTINDALPSMMSKAAAAKQKRKRKTRVIAEDEQGEYLEKMSVRGLDIARYEHIIDGVAYCLVCAKNDIFKTFKNKYSFQRHAYLFHEGQNRKIFACPICNKEFSRPDKMKMHKKDKHGDVPMPPSNAATPQKADITGTPAAKRPRTSRTPRVRKTKGGDAATPSSTPAKKRLAQIDSVLDEVQNAEVDQQQQQQQQQATTVAPVQQHQQQQQQQQLQTLPSLDFSGMILPGGAQLALANPGASSSMALQRGQATPTQTAQPTTTTLIYSNQLELQQALLQQQLHGQSIMIQDQAGNLVPLQLDGTQTIYTTAAAPQRTQPATYQTTTQQQLQQQQQQQQQQQQQQQQQVATSQAQSQPTHYEMDNVTYLSSTAAATPTLPNDPQQQQQQQQQHVIGTVQSYQILTPDGLQSFQPKLDSSELGDLCPYTMSATGAPQYTFTTHASTQPTLNANALDAQTQQQQHHQQHQHQQQQQQQPQQLLQQHQFGHNPHQQFMELKNELLIKGSDAYTLDATSMYHLPFSPTSMINAVNDVNTSSLLETKEIRFF; this is translated from the exons ATGTCTGATATACCACGGATTATGGTATTCCGTCCCACATGGGAGGAGTTCAAAGACTTTCCTAAATATATTGCCTATATGGAATCACAGGGGGCACACAAGGCCGGCTTGGCCAAGGTTGTGCCGCCAGCCGAGTGGGTGCCACGACGCAGTGGCTATGCAGACTTGGATGCACTGAATGTAACCATACCGGCTCCTATCTGTCAGGTGGTAACCGGCAAACAGGGCTATTACCAACAgatcaatatacaaaagaagCCGCTGACGGTGAAACAGTTTAGCGAACTGGCCAGCACAGAGCGTTATGCGACGCCCAAGCATTTTGATTTCGAGGATCTGGAGCGAAAGTACTGGAAGAACATAACCTATGTGGCGCCCATCTATGGGGCGGATGTTAGCGGCAGTATTACAGATCCCGATCAGGAT AGCTGGAACATAAATCGTTTGGGCAGCATTCTGGACTTTGTCAATAAGGACTACAACATTCAGATTGATGGTGTCAACACCGCGTATTTGTACTTTGGCATGTGGAAGACCACATTCGCCTGGCACACTGAGGATATGGACTTGTATTCGATAAACTATCTGCACTTTGGTGCACCCAAAACGTGGTACGTTGTGCCACCAGAGTATGGACGACGCCTGGAGAAGGTGGCCAATCAGTATTTTCCGGCCAGTTATAAGAACTGCAATGCGTATTTGCGGCATAAAATGACGCTCATATCGCCACAGATACTCAAACAGCACAATGTGCCCGTTAGTAAG ATCACACAAGAATCGGGCGAGATTATGATAACGTTTCCCTTTGGCTACCATGCTGGCTTCAATCACGGCTTCAATTGCGCCGAATCGACAAATTTCGCCATGGAGCGATGGATCGAGTATGGGAAGCGTGCCACGCAATGTACCTGCAGCAATGACATGGTCAAGATCTCGATGGATACATTCGTGAAGCGCTTCCAAGAGGAGCGTTACGAGGCGTGGCTCGAGGGTCGTGATTACGGCCGTCATCCGGAGGATCCGCCCAATGCTGCGGAATCTGTGGCACCGCTACCTCCTCACCTCGACGTGCTGCTGTGTGATAAGAA AATGAAGAAGCAATGCAATCCCACCAAGGCGAAGAGTTTTAAGGAACGAAATCccgatttggatttggatgaAATCCAACAAAATCCAAATGTGCCCGACGATGTCAAGGCCATGCTGAAAGAGAGTGTGCTCACACTTCATGAGGAGGAGGGTGATTACTCGCCGGAGGATGCGATGAGCTTACAGAGCCCCGCTGACTTCAAGACGAAACAAGAGCTGCTTGAATATATAGACGATGGCACTG AGGATGACGACGAAGAGGAGGACTTCAAGCGACGCAAGCAAAAGCGCAAATACGACGCGGATTACGATGATGATTGGCTGGCGAGCAAGCGCCGTACAAACTCACGCAACAGTGGTCGCGGTCGCAGTCCGCGTGTCAATAAAGATGATCGTTCCATATCGCCAGCATCCTCCACATCCACGTCCTCCACATCACGGGGCGGCGGTGGTCGAGGCGGTGGTGCGCGCTCTAAAGCGAATACCACGCCACGAAAGACGCCAACGCGTCGAAAAAAAGatacagcagcatcaacagcaagcagcaccagcagtagtaatacaacagcagcagcagtagcggcaacaattgcaactgctgacttagcaactgcagcagtagcagcagcagccattgtcgttgacaacaacatcaacagcagtgccgacagcggcagcggcgtaggcgttggcgttggcggaG ATGCCAAACGCAGAATCAatgaacaacagcaactacagtTCATGCAACAAGCACGAAAATTTGAAGGCAAAATACCAAAGCTAagtcagcatcagcaacagcattcacagcgacagcaacagcaaaagcgagAGCCCACAACATCTagtcatcagcagcaacagaaaattGTTAAGatcaaaatgttgccagcAGCCAATACACTGAACGGAAttccgcagcagcagcagcaacaacaatacaccAGCACAGACGGCAACGTCTATCagctgcaaaatgaaatactcTGTGATGCAAATGGACagccgacaacaacagcaacggccaCATATCAAACGacagctgctgccgttgccagcagcaacagcagtccACAGcaccaacatcagcagcagcaacatgccG aCAATGTGGTCACAACAATTAGTTCGTCGTCCATTCTGCACACGAACGCCAACACCAATGGATCAGCGGAAGTCCAGCAGCCCCAGTATCACTACATAACCACAACGGGCGAGGATGGCCAGACGCCGACGACCATAGTCTTTGAGAACTACAACGGTGGTCTGCCGCCGACGGCGGTTAGCGCTGCAGTAACGGCAACACCGGTGGTTAGCAATGACAGTGgtgcaacgacgacgacgacaacaacaacggcactCGTCAATACGGATGGCACAATCATTGAGTTCGATGGCAGCACCTATGAGGAGTATCATGTGCTCAAGAGCGAGCCCGGCAGCAGCGATTGCCTCAGCAATGGCAGCAGTGCAGTAGCCGCTGACATCATCAAGTACGAGCCACAGCATGTGGACGATGAGGAGATGATGGAGGAGGACGAGGAGACTGCACTGCAGGTCAAATACGAGGAGCAGAGTCTCGAGCATGACCATGAATTTGAGGAATACCATGTGATCAAGTCTGAGGTGGAAGCCGAGCAAGCCGAAGCGACAGGAACCACCTATACAATCACAGCCCTCGAGGACGCtcagcaacaccagcagtcgcagcagcagcaacagcaccaaaCCATCAACGATGCGCTGCCCAGCATGATGTCCaaggcggcggcagcgaaacAGAAGCGAAAACGCAAGACACGCGTCATTGCCGAGGATGAGCAGGGCGAGTATCTGGAGAAGATGAGTGTGCGTGGCCTGGACATAGCTCGGTACGAGCACATCATCGATGGCGTCGCCTACTGTCTGGTCTGTGCCAAGAACGACATCTTCAAGACGTTCAAGAACAAGTACAGCTTCCAGCGACACGCGTATCTCTTCCACGAGGGCCAAAACCGCAAGATCTTCGCTTGTCCCATCTGCAACAAGGAGTTCTCGCGGCCagacaaaatgaaaatgcacaaaaagGACAAGCACGGCGATGTGCCGATGCCGCCCTCGAATGCTGCCACGCCTCAAAAAGCCGATATCACAGGCACTCCTGCTGCCAAGCGTCCTCGAACTTCGAGAACTCCTCGAGTCCGCAAGACGAAGGGCGGTGATGCGGCCACGCCCAGCAGCACGCCAGCCAAGAAGCGATTAGCGCAGATTGACAGTGTGCTGGACGAGGTGCAAAACGCCGAAGTggaccaacagcagcagcaacagcagcaacaggcaacaacagtagcaccagtgcagcaacaccaacaacaacagcagcagcaacagttgcagacGTTGCCCTCGCTGGACTTTAGCGGCATGATATTGCCAGGCGGAGCACAGCTGGCGTTGGCCAATCCCGGGGCCAGTAGCTCGATGGCATTGCAACGGGGTCAGGCGACACCAACGCAGACAGCACAGCCGACAACAACGACGCTCATCTACTCGAATCAACTGGAGCTGCAGCAGGcgctgttgcagcaacagttgcacgGCCAAAGCATTATGATACAGGACCAGGCGGGCAATCTGGTGCCGCTGCAGCTGGATGGCACACAGACGATAtacacaacagcagctgcgCCACAACGAACACAACCAGCGACCTATCAGACAAcaacgcaacagcaactgcagcagcagcagcagcagcaacaacaacaacagcagcagcagcaacaacaggtgGCCACAAGTCAGGCGCAATCGCAGCCCACGCATTACGAGATGGATAACGTCACCTACTTGAGTTCCACAGcggctgccacgcccacattgCCCAACGatccgcagcagcaacagcagcagcaacaacaacacgtcATTGGCACCGTGCAAAGCTATCAGATACTTACACCCGACGGTCTGCAGAGCTTCCAGCCCAAGCTGGACTCATCAGAACTGGGTGATCTGTGTCCTTATACAATGAGTGCCACGGGTGCGCCTCAATATACATTCACAACGCATGCGAGTACACAGCCGACGTTGAATGCGAATGCACTCGATGCGCagacgcaacagcagcagcaccatcagcaacaccagcatcagcagcagcagcaacaacagccgcaacagctgctgcaacagcatcagTTTGGCCACAACCCGCATCAGCAGTTCATGGAGCTGAAGAATGAGTTGTTGATCAAGGGCAGCGATGCATATACGTTGGACGCCACCTCCATGTACCACCTGCCCTTCTCGCCCACCTCGATGATCAATGCGGTGAACGATGTGAACACCTCGTCCCTGTTGGAGACCAAAGAAATTAG GTTCTTCTAA